A region from the Corylus avellana chromosome ca7, CavTom2PMs-1.0 genome encodes:
- the LOC132187077 gene encoding uncharacterized protein LOC132187077 isoform X1 produces the protein MEKKKYPIGPENYTLYEEVGQGVSASVHRALCKPFNEIVAIKILDFERGNCDLNSVSREAQTMILVDHPNVLKSHCSFVTDHNLWVVMPYMSGGSCLHILKAAYSDGFEEVVIATILREVLKGLDYLHHHGHIHRDVKAGNVLIDARGAIKLGDFGVSAYLFDSGDRQRVRNTFVGTPCWMAPEVMEQLHGYDFKADIWSFGITALELAHGHAPFSKYPPMKVLLMTLQNAPPGLDYERDRKFSKSFKQMIASCLVKDPSKRPSAKKLLKHSFFKQARSNDYIARTLLEGLPALGDRIKALKRKEEDMLAQKKMPDGQKEEISQNEYKRGISSWNFNLDDLKAQASLIQDVDDTITDNNQGGSSNSLSAVDALEKKSQFQNSCQVADIGENYVMQNQSMPLPLVDSTINEARVRSYKSDDESSIASSWNSSPRQDDHAESVLGEKPNLENNGKISEGMAIPSYQGKGSSSASTSDRLQNQSQNTANCNAATVILAVDDVLSEVSSRASKSSANSDELDEKAKAPVVQQKGRFKVTSENVDFEKVAPTPLLQKSHSMQVITSHPAIPLPSPVLSPIPSPSDATPSNLAGYSFFPVLHSVLLTNIVQRESILSLMKHIAAGDSTANLAVNGDLLAHIAAMEKSLLESAHDREKELLHEITELQWRLICAQDELQKLKTENAQPRKPKPRPVWPEGSV, from the exons atggagaagaagaagtatcCGATTGGACCGGAGAATTACACTCTCTACGAAGAGGTCGGGCAGGGTGTGAGCGCTTCGGTGCACCGTGCTCTCTGTAAGCCCTTCAACGAGATCGTCGCCATCAAGATTCTCGATTTCGAACGTGGAAATTGCGATCTG AATAGCGTTTCACGTGAAGCACAAACAATGATCTTGGTCGATCATCCGAATGTCCTTAAATCACACTGCTCCTTTGTCACTGACCATAATCTGTGGGTTGTCATGCCGTACATGTCTGGGGGATCTTGTCTTCACATACTGAAGGCTGCATATTCTGATGGTTTTGAAGAAGTGGTTATAGCAACCATACTACGTGAAGTGTTGAAGGGTTTGGATTATCTTCATCATCATGGGCACATACATAGAGATGTCAAA GCTGGGAATGTTCTCATTGATGCACGTGGTGCAATCAAACTGGGAGATTTTGGTGTTTCTGCCTACCTTTTTGATTCAGGTGATAGGCAGCGTGTGAGGAACACATTTGTCGGGACACCTTGCTG GATGGCGCCTGAAGTTATGGAGCAGCTACACGGTTATGACTTCAA GGCTGATATCTGGTCTTTTGGTATAACTGCATTGGAGCTTGCTCATGGCCATGCTCCGTTCTCTAAGTATCCTCCGATGAAG GTACTGCTTATGACATTGCAAAATGCACCCCCTGGCCTTGATTATGAAAGGGACAGGAAGTTTTCTAAG TCATTTAAGCAGATGATTGCTAGTTGCTTGGTAAAAGATCCTTCAAAACGGCCTTCTGCAAAGAAGTTGTTGAAGCATTCCTTCTTTAAGCAAGCCCGCTCAAATGATTATATTGCACGGACACTTTTGGAGGGGCTGCCTGCTCTTGGTGATCGCATTAAGGCATTAAAG AGAAAGGAGGAGGATATGCTTGCACAAAAGAAAATGCCAGATGGACAGAAAGAGGAAATCTCACAG AATGAATATAAACGAGGAATTAGTAGTTGGAACTTCAATCTTGACGATTTGAAGGCTCAGGCTTCCTTG ATCCAGGATGTTGATGACACCATAACTGATAATAATCAAGGAGGAAGCTCAAATTCTTTATCTGCGGTTGATGCCCTTGAAAAGAAATCACAGTTCCAAAACTCTTGCCAAGTTGCAGATATT GGAGAAAATTATGTGATGCAGAATCAATCAATGCCTCTTCCACTAGTCGACTCAACTATTAATGAAGCCAG AGTCAGATCTTACAAATCTGACGATGAATCCAGCATTGCCAGTTCATGGAATTCTTCACCCCGTCAGGATGATCATGCTGAAAGTGTTTTAGGTGAAAAGCCTAATCTGGAGAACAATGGGAAAATATCAGAGGGTATGGCCATTCCCTCTTATCAGGGAAAGGGAAGTTCATCAGCCAGCACAAG TGATAGGTTGCAAAATCAGTCCCAGAACACTGCAAATTGCAATGCAGCAACAGTTATACTGGCAGTAGATGATGTTCTCTCTGAAGTTTCTTCTAGAGCATCCAAATCATCAG CAAACAGTGATGAACTTGATGAGAAAGCGAAGGCACCAGTTGTTCAGCAGAAAGGGCGTTTTAAAGTTACATCTGAGAATGTTGATTTTGAAAAG GTGGCCCCAACTCCTCTACTTCAAAAGAGTCACAGTATGCAG GTGATTACCTCGCATCCTGCAATTCCTCTACCATCACCTGTATTGTCGCCTATACCATCTCCTTCCGATGCTACACCATCAAATCTTGCTGGCTATTCTTTTTTCCCAGTGTTGCATTCTGTTTTGCTGACAAATATTGTTCAAAGG GAGAGTATTTTAAGTTTAATGAAGCACATTGCTGCTGGTGACTCTACAG CCAACCTTGCCGTCAATGGAGACCTGCTGGCACATATTGCTGCAATGGAGAAATCTTTG CTTGAATCAGCGCATGATCGGGAGAAGGAGTTGCTTCATGAAATAACTGAGTTGCAGTGGAG GCTCATATGTGCCCAAGACGAGCTCcagaaattaaaaacagaaaatgcTCAG CCAAGAAAGCCCAAACCAAGGCCTGTATGGCCCGAGGGAAGCGTATAA
- the LOC132187077 gene encoding uncharacterized protein LOC132187077 isoform X3: MEKKKYPIGPENYTLYEEVGQGVSASVHRALCKPFNEIVAIKILDFERGNCDLNSVSREAQTMILVDHPNVLKSHCSFVTDHNLWVVMPYMSGGSCLHILKAAYSDGFEEVVIATILREVLKGLDYLHHHGHIHRDVKAGNVLIDARGAIKLGDFGVSAYLFDSGDRQRVRNTFVGTPCWMAPEVMEQLHGYDFKADIWSFGITALELAHGHAPFSKYPPMKVLLMTLQNAPPGLDYERDRKFSKSFKQMIASCLVKDPSKRPSAKKLLKHSFFKQARSNDYIARTLLEGLPALGDRIKALKRKEEDMLAQKKMPDGQKEEISQNEYKRGISSWNFNLDDLKAQASLIQDVDDTITDNNQGGSSNSLSAVDALEKKSQFQNSCQVADIGENYVMQNQSMPLPLVDSTINEARVRSYKSDDESSIASSWNSSPRQDDHAESVLGEKPNLENNGKISEGMAIPSYQGKGSSSASTSDRLQNQSQNTANCNAATVILAVDDVLSEVSSRASKSSANSDELDEKAKAPVVQQKGRFKVTSENVDFEKVAPTPLLQKSHSMQESILSLMKHIAAGDSTANLAVNGDLLAHIAAMEKSLLESAHDREKELLHEITELQWRLICAQDELQKLKTENAQPRKPKPRPVWPEGSV; this comes from the exons atggagaagaagaagtatcCGATTGGACCGGAGAATTACACTCTCTACGAAGAGGTCGGGCAGGGTGTGAGCGCTTCGGTGCACCGTGCTCTCTGTAAGCCCTTCAACGAGATCGTCGCCATCAAGATTCTCGATTTCGAACGTGGAAATTGCGATCTG AATAGCGTTTCACGTGAAGCACAAACAATGATCTTGGTCGATCATCCGAATGTCCTTAAATCACACTGCTCCTTTGTCACTGACCATAATCTGTGGGTTGTCATGCCGTACATGTCTGGGGGATCTTGTCTTCACATACTGAAGGCTGCATATTCTGATGGTTTTGAAGAAGTGGTTATAGCAACCATACTACGTGAAGTGTTGAAGGGTTTGGATTATCTTCATCATCATGGGCACATACATAGAGATGTCAAA GCTGGGAATGTTCTCATTGATGCACGTGGTGCAATCAAACTGGGAGATTTTGGTGTTTCTGCCTACCTTTTTGATTCAGGTGATAGGCAGCGTGTGAGGAACACATTTGTCGGGACACCTTGCTG GATGGCGCCTGAAGTTATGGAGCAGCTACACGGTTATGACTTCAA GGCTGATATCTGGTCTTTTGGTATAACTGCATTGGAGCTTGCTCATGGCCATGCTCCGTTCTCTAAGTATCCTCCGATGAAG GTACTGCTTATGACATTGCAAAATGCACCCCCTGGCCTTGATTATGAAAGGGACAGGAAGTTTTCTAAG TCATTTAAGCAGATGATTGCTAGTTGCTTGGTAAAAGATCCTTCAAAACGGCCTTCTGCAAAGAAGTTGTTGAAGCATTCCTTCTTTAAGCAAGCCCGCTCAAATGATTATATTGCACGGACACTTTTGGAGGGGCTGCCTGCTCTTGGTGATCGCATTAAGGCATTAAAG AGAAAGGAGGAGGATATGCTTGCACAAAAGAAAATGCCAGATGGACAGAAAGAGGAAATCTCACAG AATGAATATAAACGAGGAATTAGTAGTTGGAACTTCAATCTTGACGATTTGAAGGCTCAGGCTTCCTTG ATCCAGGATGTTGATGACACCATAACTGATAATAATCAAGGAGGAAGCTCAAATTCTTTATCTGCGGTTGATGCCCTTGAAAAGAAATCACAGTTCCAAAACTCTTGCCAAGTTGCAGATATT GGAGAAAATTATGTGATGCAGAATCAATCAATGCCTCTTCCACTAGTCGACTCAACTATTAATGAAGCCAG AGTCAGATCTTACAAATCTGACGATGAATCCAGCATTGCCAGTTCATGGAATTCTTCACCCCGTCAGGATGATCATGCTGAAAGTGTTTTAGGTGAAAAGCCTAATCTGGAGAACAATGGGAAAATATCAGAGGGTATGGCCATTCCCTCTTATCAGGGAAAGGGAAGTTCATCAGCCAGCACAAG TGATAGGTTGCAAAATCAGTCCCAGAACACTGCAAATTGCAATGCAGCAACAGTTATACTGGCAGTAGATGATGTTCTCTCTGAAGTTTCTTCTAGAGCATCCAAATCATCAG CAAACAGTGATGAACTTGATGAGAAAGCGAAGGCACCAGTTGTTCAGCAGAAAGGGCGTTTTAAAGTTACATCTGAGAATGTTGATTTTGAAAAG GTGGCCCCAACTCCTCTACTTCAAAAGAGTCACAGTATGCAG GAGAGTATTTTAAGTTTAATGAAGCACATTGCTGCTGGTGACTCTACAG CCAACCTTGCCGTCAATGGAGACCTGCTGGCACATATTGCTGCAATGGAGAAATCTTTG CTTGAATCAGCGCATGATCGGGAGAAGGAGTTGCTTCATGAAATAACTGAGTTGCAGTGGAG GCTCATATGTGCCCAAGACGAGCTCcagaaattaaaaacagaaaatgcTCAG CCAAGAAAGCCCAAACCAAGGCCTGTATGGCCCGAGGGAAGCGTATAA
- the LOC132187077 gene encoding uncharacterized protein LOC132187077 isoform X5 codes for MEKKKYPIGPENYTLYEEVGQGVSASVHRALCKPFNEIVAIKILDFERGNCDLNSVSREAQTMILVDHPNVLKSHCSFVTDHNLWVVMPYMSGGSCLHILKAAYSDGFEEVVIATILREVLKGLDYLHHHGHIHRDVKAGNVLIDARGAIKLGDFGVSAYLFDSGDRQRVRNTFVGTPCWMAPEVMEQLHGYDFKADIWSFGITALELAHGHAPFSKYPPMKVLLMTLQNAPPGLDYERDRKFSKSFKQMIASCLVKDPSKRPSAKKLLKHSFFKQARSNDYIARTLLEGLPALGDRIKALKRKEEDMLAQKKMPDGQKEEISQNEYKRGISSWNFNLDDLKAQASLIQDVDDTITDNNQGGSSNSLSAVDALEKKSQFQNSCQVADIGENYVMQNQSMPLPLVDSTINEARVRSYKSDDESSIASSWNSSPRQDDHAESVLGEKPNLENNGKISEGMAIPSYQGKGSSSASTSDRLQNQSQNTANCNAATVILAVDDVLSEVSSRASKSSANSDELDEKAKAPVVQQKGRFKVTSENVDFEKVAPTPLLQKSHSMQSLLSHVERGNHKVRAFLPMHILVLGPNDFSFPHK; via the exons atggagaagaagaagtatcCGATTGGACCGGAGAATTACACTCTCTACGAAGAGGTCGGGCAGGGTGTGAGCGCTTCGGTGCACCGTGCTCTCTGTAAGCCCTTCAACGAGATCGTCGCCATCAAGATTCTCGATTTCGAACGTGGAAATTGCGATCTG AATAGCGTTTCACGTGAAGCACAAACAATGATCTTGGTCGATCATCCGAATGTCCTTAAATCACACTGCTCCTTTGTCACTGACCATAATCTGTGGGTTGTCATGCCGTACATGTCTGGGGGATCTTGTCTTCACATACTGAAGGCTGCATATTCTGATGGTTTTGAAGAAGTGGTTATAGCAACCATACTACGTGAAGTGTTGAAGGGTTTGGATTATCTTCATCATCATGGGCACATACATAGAGATGTCAAA GCTGGGAATGTTCTCATTGATGCACGTGGTGCAATCAAACTGGGAGATTTTGGTGTTTCTGCCTACCTTTTTGATTCAGGTGATAGGCAGCGTGTGAGGAACACATTTGTCGGGACACCTTGCTG GATGGCGCCTGAAGTTATGGAGCAGCTACACGGTTATGACTTCAA GGCTGATATCTGGTCTTTTGGTATAACTGCATTGGAGCTTGCTCATGGCCATGCTCCGTTCTCTAAGTATCCTCCGATGAAG GTACTGCTTATGACATTGCAAAATGCACCCCCTGGCCTTGATTATGAAAGGGACAGGAAGTTTTCTAAG TCATTTAAGCAGATGATTGCTAGTTGCTTGGTAAAAGATCCTTCAAAACGGCCTTCTGCAAAGAAGTTGTTGAAGCATTCCTTCTTTAAGCAAGCCCGCTCAAATGATTATATTGCACGGACACTTTTGGAGGGGCTGCCTGCTCTTGGTGATCGCATTAAGGCATTAAAG AGAAAGGAGGAGGATATGCTTGCACAAAAGAAAATGCCAGATGGACAGAAAGAGGAAATCTCACAG AATGAATATAAACGAGGAATTAGTAGTTGGAACTTCAATCTTGACGATTTGAAGGCTCAGGCTTCCTTG ATCCAGGATGTTGATGACACCATAACTGATAATAATCAAGGAGGAAGCTCAAATTCTTTATCTGCGGTTGATGCCCTTGAAAAGAAATCACAGTTCCAAAACTCTTGCCAAGTTGCAGATATT GGAGAAAATTATGTGATGCAGAATCAATCAATGCCTCTTCCACTAGTCGACTCAACTATTAATGAAGCCAG AGTCAGATCTTACAAATCTGACGATGAATCCAGCATTGCCAGTTCATGGAATTCTTCACCCCGTCAGGATGATCATGCTGAAAGTGTTTTAGGTGAAAAGCCTAATCTGGAGAACAATGGGAAAATATCAGAGGGTATGGCCATTCCCTCTTATCAGGGAAAGGGAAGTTCATCAGCCAGCACAAG TGATAGGTTGCAAAATCAGTCCCAGAACACTGCAAATTGCAATGCAGCAACAGTTATACTGGCAGTAGATGATGTTCTCTCTGAAGTTTCTTCTAGAGCATCCAAATCATCAG CAAACAGTGATGAACTTGATGAGAAAGCGAAGGCACCAGTTGTTCAGCAGAAAGGGCGTTTTAAAGTTACATCTGAGAATGTTGATTTTGAAAAG GTGGCCCCAACTCCTCTACTTCAAAAGAGTCACAGTATGCAG AGCCTCCTTAGCCATGTTGAAAGAGGGAACCACAAAGTTAGGGCTTTTTTGCCAATGCATATATTGGTCCTTGGACCAAATGACTTCTCCTTTCCCCATAAATAA
- the LOC132187077 gene encoding uncharacterized protein LOC132187077 isoform X4, with the protein MEKKKYPIGPENYTLYEEVGQGVSASVHRALCKPFNEIVAIKILDFERGNCDLNSVSREAQTMILVDHPNVLKSHCSFVTDHNLWVVMPYMSGGSCLHILKAAYSDGFEEVVIATILREVLKGLDYLHHHGHIHRDVKAGNVLIDARGAIKLGDFGVSAYLFDSGDRQRVRNTFVGTPCWMAPEVMEQLHGYDFKADIWSFGITALELAHGHAPFSKYPPMKVLLMTLQNAPPGLDYERDRKFSKSFKQMIASCLVKDPSKRPSAKKLLKHSFFKQARSNDYIARTLLEGLPALGDRIKALKRKEEDMLAQKKMPDGQKEEISQNEYKRGISSWNFNLDDLKAQASLIQDVDDTITDNNQGGSSNSLSAVDALEKKSQFQNSCQVADIGENYVMQNQSMPLPLVDSTINEARVRSYKSDDESSIASSWNSSPRQDDHAESVLGEKPNLENNGKISEGMAIPSYQGKGSSSASTSDRLQNQSQNTANCNAATVILAVDDVLSEVSSRASKSSANSDELDEKAKAPVVQQKGRFKVTSENVDFEKVAPTPLLQKSHSMQVITSHPAIPLPSPVLSPIPSPSDATPSNLAGYSFFPVLHSVLLTNIVQRESILSLMKHIAAGDSTANLAVNGDLLAHIAAMEKSL; encoded by the exons atggagaagaagaagtatcCGATTGGACCGGAGAATTACACTCTCTACGAAGAGGTCGGGCAGGGTGTGAGCGCTTCGGTGCACCGTGCTCTCTGTAAGCCCTTCAACGAGATCGTCGCCATCAAGATTCTCGATTTCGAACGTGGAAATTGCGATCTG AATAGCGTTTCACGTGAAGCACAAACAATGATCTTGGTCGATCATCCGAATGTCCTTAAATCACACTGCTCCTTTGTCACTGACCATAATCTGTGGGTTGTCATGCCGTACATGTCTGGGGGATCTTGTCTTCACATACTGAAGGCTGCATATTCTGATGGTTTTGAAGAAGTGGTTATAGCAACCATACTACGTGAAGTGTTGAAGGGTTTGGATTATCTTCATCATCATGGGCACATACATAGAGATGTCAAA GCTGGGAATGTTCTCATTGATGCACGTGGTGCAATCAAACTGGGAGATTTTGGTGTTTCTGCCTACCTTTTTGATTCAGGTGATAGGCAGCGTGTGAGGAACACATTTGTCGGGACACCTTGCTG GATGGCGCCTGAAGTTATGGAGCAGCTACACGGTTATGACTTCAA GGCTGATATCTGGTCTTTTGGTATAACTGCATTGGAGCTTGCTCATGGCCATGCTCCGTTCTCTAAGTATCCTCCGATGAAG GTACTGCTTATGACATTGCAAAATGCACCCCCTGGCCTTGATTATGAAAGGGACAGGAAGTTTTCTAAG TCATTTAAGCAGATGATTGCTAGTTGCTTGGTAAAAGATCCTTCAAAACGGCCTTCTGCAAAGAAGTTGTTGAAGCATTCCTTCTTTAAGCAAGCCCGCTCAAATGATTATATTGCACGGACACTTTTGGAGGGGCTGCCTGCTCTTGGTGATCGCATTAAGGCATTAAAG AGAAAGGAGGAGGATATGCTTGCACAAAAGAAAATGCCAGATGGACAGAAAGAGGAAATCTCACAG AATGAATATAAACGAGGAATTAGTAGTTGGAACTTCAATCTTGACGATTTGAAGGCTCAGGCTTCCTTG ATCCAGGATGTTGATGACACCATAACTGATAATAATCAAGGAGGAAGCTCAAATTCTTTATCTGCGGTTGATGCCCTTGAAAAGAAATCACAGTTCCAAAACTCTTGCCAAGTTGCAGATATT GGAGAAAATTATGTGATGCAGAATCAATCAATGCCTCTTCCACTAGTCGACTCAACTATTAATGAAGCCAG AGTCAGATCTTACAAATCTGACGATGAATCCAGCATTGCCAGTTCATGGAATTCTTCACCCCGTCAGGATGATCATGCTGAAAGTGTTTTAGGTGAAAAGCCTAATCTGGAGAACAATGGGAAAATATCAGAGGGTATGGCCATTCCCTCTTATCAGGGAAAGGGAAGTTCATCAGCCAGCACAAG TGATAGGTTGCAAAATCAGTCCCAGAACACTGCAAATTGCAATGCAGCAACAGTTATACTGGCAGTAGATGATGTTCTCTCTGAAGTTTCTTCTAGAGCATCCAAATCATCAG CAAACAGTGATGAACTTGATGAGAAAGCGAAGGCACCAGTTGTTCAGCAGAAAGGGCGTTTTAAAGTTACATCTGAGAATGTTGATTTTGAAAAG GTGGCCCCAACTCCTCTACTTCAAAAGAGTCACAGTATGCAG GTGATTACCTCGCATCCTGCAATTCCTCTACCATCACCTGTATTGTCGCCTATACCATCTCCTTCCGATGCTACACCATCAAATCTTGCTGGCTATTCTTTTTTCCCAGTGTTGCATTCTGTTTTGCTGACAAATATTGTTCAAAGG GAGAGTATTTTAAGTTTAATGAAGCACATTGCTGCTGGTGACTCTACAG CCAACCTTGCCGTCAATGGAGACCTGCTGGCACATATTGCTGCAATGGAGAAATCTTTG TGA
- the LOC132187077 gene encoding uncharacterized protein LOC132187077 isoform X2 yields the protein MEKKKYPIGPENYTLYEEVGQGVSASVHRALCKPFNEIVAIKILDFERGNCDLNSVSREAQTMILVDHPNVLKSHCSFVTDHNLWVVMPYMSGGSCLHILKAAYSDGFEEVVIATILREVLKGLDYLHHHGHIHRDVKAGNVLIDARGAIKLGDFGVSAYLFDSGDRQRVRNTFVGTPCWMAPEVMEQLHGYDFKADIWSFGITALELAHGHAPFSKYPPMKVLLMTLQNAPPGLDYERDRKFSKSFKQMIASCLVKDPSKRPSAKKLLKHSFFKQARSNDYIARTLLEGLPALGDRIKALKRKEEDMLAQKKMPDGQKEEISQNEYKRGISSWNFNLDDLKAQASLIQDVDDTITDNNQGGSSNSLSAVDALEKKSQFQNSCQVADIGENYVMQNQSMPLPLVDSTINEARVRSYKSDDESSIASSWNSSPRQDDHAESVLGEKPNLENNGKISEGMAIPSYQGKGSSSASTSDRLQNQSQNTANCNAATVILAVDDVLSEVSSRASKSSANSDELDEKAKAPVVQQKGRFKVTSENVDFEKVAPTPLLQKSHSMQVITSHPAIPLPSPVLSPIPSPSDATPSNLAGYSFFPVLHSVLLTNIVQRESILSLMKHIAAGDSTANLAVNGDLLAHIAAMEKSLLESAHDREKELLHEITELQWRLICAQDELQKLKTENAQV from the exons atggagaagaagaagtatcCGATTGGACCGGAGAATTACACTCTCTACGAAGAGGTCGGGCAGGGTGTGAGCGCTTCGGTGCACCGTGCTCTCTGTAAGCCCTTCAACGAGATCGTCGCCATCAAGATTCTCGATTTCGAACGTGGAAATTGCGATCTG AATAGCGTTTCACGTGAAGCACAAACAATGATCTTGGTCGATCATCCGAATGTCCTTAAATCACACTGCTCCTTTGTCACTGACCATAATCTGTGGGTTGTCATGCCGTACATGTCTGGGGGATCTTGTCTTCACATACTGAAGGCTGCATATTCTGATGGTTTTGAAGAAGTGGTTATAGCAACCATACTACGTGAAGTGTTGAAGGGTTTGGATTATCTTCATCATCATGGGCACATACATAGAGATGTCAAA GCTGGGAATGTTCTCATTGATGCACGTGGTGCAATCAAACTGGGAGATTTTGGTGTTTCTGCCTACCTTTTTGATTCAGGTGATAGGCAGCGTGTGAGGAACACATTTGTCGGGACACCTTGCTG GATGGCGCCTGAAGTTATGGAGCAGCTACACGGTTATGACTTCAA GGCTGATATCTGGTCTTTTGGTATAACTGCATTGGAGCTTGCTCATGGCCATGCTCCGTTCTCTAAGTATCCTCCGATGAAG GTACTGCTTATGACATTGCAAAATGCACCCCCTGGCCTTGATTATGAAAGGGACAGGAAGTTTTCTAAG TCATTTAAGCAGATGATTGCTAGTTGCTTGGTAAAAGATCCTTCAAAACGGCCTTCTGCAAAGAAGTTGTTGAAGCATTCCTTCTTTAAGCAAGCCCGCTCAAATGATTATATTGCACGGACACTTTTGGAGGGGCTGCCTGCTCTTGGTGATCGCATTAAGGCATTAAAG AGAAAGGAGGAGGATATGCTTGCACAAAAGAAAATGCCAGATGGACAGAAAGAGGAAATCTCACAG AATGAATATAAACGAGGAATTAGTAGTTGGAACTTCAATCTTGACGATTTGAAGGCTCAGGCTTCCTTG ATCCAGGATGTTGATGACACCATAACTGATAATAATCAAGGAGGAAGCTCAAATTCTTTATCTGCGGTTGATGCCCTTGAAAAGAAATCACAGTTCCAAAACTCTTGCCAAGTTGCAGATATT GGAGAAAATTATGTGATGCAGAATCAATCAATGCCTCTTCCACTAGTCGACTCAACTATTAATGAAGCCAG AGTCAGATCTTACAAATCTGACGATGAATCCAGCATTGCCAGTTCATGGAATTCTTCACCCCGTCAGGATGATCATGCTGAAAGTGTTTTAGGTGAAAAGCCTAATCTGGAGAACAATGGGAAAATATCAGAGGGTATGGCCATTCCCTCTTATCAGGGAAAGGGAAGTTCATCAGCCAGCACAAG TGATAGGTTGCAAAATCAGTCCCAGAACACTGCAAATTGCAATGCAGCAACAGTTATACTGGCAGTAGATGATGTTCTCTCTGAAGTTTCTTCTAGAGCATCCAAATCATCAG CAAACAGTGATGAACTTGATGAGAAAGCGAAGGCACCAGTTGTTCAGCAGAAAGGGCGTTTTAAAGTTACATCTGAGAATGTTGATTTTGAAAAG GTGGCCCCAACTCCTCTACTTCAAAAGAGTCACAGTATGCAG GTGATTACCTCGCATCCTGCAATTCCTCTACCATCACCTGTATTGTCGCCTATACCATCTCCTTCCGATGCTACACCATCAAATCTTGCTGGCTATTCTTTTTTCCCAGTGTTGCATTCTGTTTTGCTGACAAATATTGTTCAAAGG GAGAGTATTTTAAGTTTAATGAAGCACATTGCTGCTGGTGACTCTACAG CCAACCTTGCCGTCAATGGAGACCTGCTGGCACATATTGCTGCAATGGAGAAATCTTTG CTTGAATCAGCGCATGATCGGGAGAAGGAGTTGCTTCATGAAATAACTGAGTTGCAGTGGAG GCTCATATGTGCCCAAGACGAGCTCcagaaattaaaaacagaaaatgcTCAG GTATGA